A window of the Oscillospiraceae bacterium NTUH-002-81 genome harbors these coding sequences:
- a CDS encoding LysR family transcriptional regulator: MLVIKEGKTTNLWALEYIIEVAKTGSVSKASQKLYLSQPHLSNTIKAMEAELGVKLFVRSTRGMCLTDEGRDFVQRAQSILDEVKDMEDMFAVKPEDSVRLRISVTRSYQIHRCVMDFVNSYSHKPQFRVSVKETNPFEVLEDVHTREAEMGVLHCFGAQEAYFLNHFKTYSLQYKKHYEKEFLLAMSANNPLASRAHITKDMLEDQLLVMYGDYEIPSASYKVVMEENGIVMPSRRFYVYDRGGAMETLGQCDNAVMWITSLHPDTLRKEGIVLRRCEDVNVRDMGYSIYPSEEGISPAARELYEKMQQVDWMMTDREDYFASQRPEAPQGSTSPLVVTGRPIS, encoded by the coding sequence ATGCTGGTAATCAAGGAGGGGAAAACGACGAATCTGTGGGCATTGGAATATATTATCGAGGTGGCGAAGACAGGGTCTGTGTCGAAAGCTTCCCAGAAGCTGTATTTATCCCAGCCGCATCTGAGCAATACCATCAAAGCCATGGAGGCAGAGCTGGGAGTGAAGCTGTTCGTGCGTTCCACCAGAGGCATGTGCCTGACTGACGAGGGACGGGATTTTGTGCAGCGGGCGCAGTCCATTCTGGATGAAGTAAAAGATATGGAAGACATGTTTGCGGTAAAGCCGGAAGACAGTGTGCGTTTGCGGATTTCTGTGACCCGTTCTTATCAGATTCATCGCTGTGTCATGGATTTCGTGAACAGCTATTCCCATAAACCGCAGTTTCGGGTATCAGTGAAGGAGACGAATCCTTTTGAGGTGCTGGAAGATGTGCATACCAGAGAGGCCGAGATGGGGGTGCTCCATTGCTTTGGCGCACAGGAGGCATATTTTCTGAATCATTTCAAAACCTATTCTTTACAGTATAAAAAACATTATGAAAAAGAATTTCTGCTGGCCATGTCAGCAAACAATCCGCTGGCATCCAGAGCGCATATCACAAAAGACATGCTGGAAGATCAGCTGCTGGTGATGTATGGGGATTATGAGATTCCATCGGCATCCTATAAGGTTGTGATGGAGGAGAATGGCATCGTTATGCCGTCGCGGCGTTTCTATGTGTATGACCGCGGCGGGGCGATGGAGACGCTGGGCCAGTGTGACAATGCAGTCATGTGGATCACCAGCCTCCACCCGGACACGCTGCGCAAGGAAGGGATCGTGCTGCGCAGATGCGAAGATGTCAATGTCCGGGATATGGGGTATAGTATTTATCCGTCGGAAGAGGGGATCTCCCCGGCGGCCAGAGAGCTGTATGAAAAAATGCAGCAGGTAGACTGGATGATGACTGATCGGGAAGACTATTTTGCTTCCCAGCGCCCGGAGGCACCGCAGGGCAGTACCAGTCCGCTGGTGGTGACGGGCAGGCCAATCTCCTGA
- a CDS encoding class I SAM-dependent methyltransferase has product MWIADQWKDYEVIDTSAGEKLERWGQYILVRPDPQVIWNTPKVSRGWKKMNGHYHRNKKGGGEWEFFDLPEQWTIRYRSLTFNLKPFSFKHTGLFPEQATNWDWFSEKIRNAGRPIKVLNLFAYTGGATLAAAAAGASVTHVDASKGMVAWAKENARSSGLGEAPIRWIVDDCMKFVEREIRRGNHYDAIIMDPPSYGRGPKGEIWKIEDSIYPFIQLCAKLLSPEPLFFLVNSYTTGLAPAVLTYMLSCELKKFHGTVDSQEIGLPVTTSGLVLPCGASGRWEAK; this is encoded by the coding sequence ATGTGGATTGCAGATCAATGGAAAGATTATGAAGTGATAGATACGTCAGCCGGGGAAAAGCTGGAGCGCTGGGGGCAGTATATCCTCGTCCGGCCTGACCCGCAGGTTATCTGGAATACGCCGAAGGTGAGCCGGGGCTGGAAGAAGATGAACGGCCATTACCACCGCAACAAAAAAGGCGGCGGCGAGTGGGAGTTTTTCGATCTCCCGGAGCAGTGGACGATCCGCTACCGTTCCCTGACCTTTAACTTAAAGCCCTTCAGTTTCAAGCACACCGGCCTGTTCCCGGAACAGGCCACCAACTGGGACTGGTTTTCCGAAAAGATCCGAAATGCCGGACGCCCCATCAAGGTGCTGAACCTGTTCGCCTACACCGGCGGCGCCACCCTGGCAGCCGCTGCCGCTGGCGCTTCCGTCACCCACGTGGACGCTTCCAAGGGCATGGTTGCCTGGGCCAAGGAAAACGCCCGCTCCTCCGGCCTGGGGGAGGCCCCCATCCGTTGGATCGTGGACGACTGTATGAAATTTGTAGAGCGGGAGATCCGCCGGGGCAATCACTACGATGCCATCATCATGGATCCGCCGTCTTATGGCCGCGGCCCCAAGGGAGAAATCTGGAAGATCGAGGATTCTATTTACCCGTTTATCCAGCTGTGCGCCAAGCTGCTCTCCCCGGAACCGCTGTTTTTCCTCGTAAACTCCTATACCACGGGACTGGCACCTGCTGTTCTGACGTACATGCTGTCCTGTGAATTAAAGAAGTTCCACGGAACAGTGGATTCTCAGGAGATTGGCCTGCCCGTCACCACCAGCGGACTGGTACTGCCCTGCGGTGCCTCCGGGCGCTGGGAAGCAAAATAG
- a CDS encoding amino acid ABC transporter permease, whose amino-acid sequence MNWEFIIKYLPTYERAAWLTLRIGVAGIVAAIVLGLVCATVQYYRVPVLRQIVAFYIELSRNTPLLVQLFFIYYGLPKVGISTNAEVCGVAGLAFLGGSYMAETFRSGLESVDAIQSESAYSLGMSAGQVMRYVILPQAISVSVPPFVANVIFLLKETSVFSAISLMDLMFTAKDLIGLYYQTTESLFLLVVFYLLILLPVSLLGSLLERRLRHAGFGA is encoded by the coding sequence TTGAACTGGGAATTTATCATCAAATATCTGCCCACCTACGAACGGGCGGCCTGGCTGACGCTGCGGATCGGCGTGGCGGGGATCGTGGCAGCCATCGTGCTGGGGCTGGTCTGTGCCACGGTGCAGTATTACCGGGTGCCGGTGCTGCGGCAGATCGTGGCGTTCTATATTGAACTGAGCAGAAATACCCCGCTGCTGGTGCAGCTGTTTTTCATTTATTACGGCCTGCCGAAAGTGGGCATCAGTACCAACGCGGAGGTCTGTGGTGTGGCGGGACTGGCATTCCTGGGAGGAAGCTATATGGCGGAGACGTTCCGAAGCGGCCTGGAGTCGGTGGACGCCATCCAGTCGGAGAGTGCCTATAGTCTGGGCATGAGCGCCGGACAGGTGATGCGCTACGTGATCCTGCCCCAGGCCATTTCCGTGAGCGTACCGCCCTTCGTGGCAAACGTGATCTTCCTTCTGAAGGAGACCAGCGTATTCAGCGCCATCAGCCTGATGGATCTGATGTTTACGGCCAAAGACCTGATCGGTCTGTATTACCAGACGACAGAGAGCCTGTTCCTGCTGGTGGTCTTTTATCTTCTGATCTTACTGCCGGTTTCTCTGCTGGGAAGCCTGCTGGAAAGGAGGCTGCGTCATGCCGGATTTGGGGCTTGA
- a CDS encoding amino acid ABC transporter permease, whose amino-acid sequence MPDLGLEVLLKGKNMIRILGGLWVALRISLLAVLISIPLGIVLGILMTSRNKIIKVILRIYLEVIRIMPQLVLLFLFYFETTRAFGWDLSGETASIIVFTLWGTAEMSDLVRGALISIPQHQYESAEALGLDKRQTFIYVIIPQTIRRLLPLSINLITRMIKTTSLVLMVGVVEVLKVGQQIIEANRMSSPNAAFGIYLVIFLLYFVACWPISMLARYLEKKWR is encoded by the coding sequence ATGCCGGATTTGGGGCTTGAGGTATTATTGAAGGGCAAGAACATGATCCGTATCCTGGGCGGCCTCTGGGTGGCGCTGCGGATCAGCCTGCTGGCGGTGCTCATCAGCATTCCACTGGGCATTGTGCTGGGTATTCTGATGACTTCCAGAAACAAGATCATCAAGGTGATCCTGCGCATCTATCTGGAGGTCATCCGTATTATGCCCCAGCTGGTTCTTCTGTTCCTGTTTTATTTTGAAACGACCCGTGCGTTTGGCTGGGATCTGTCGGGAGAGACGGCTTCCATTATTGTATTTACCCTGTGGGGAACGGCGGAGATGAGTGATCTGGTGCGCGGCGCGCTGATCAGCATTCCCCAGCATCAGTATGAGAGCGCGGAGGCGCTGGGCCTGGATAAAAGGCAGACATTTATCTATGTCATCATCCCCCAGACGATCCGTCGGCTGCTGCCGCTGTCCATCAACCTGATCACCCGTATGATCAAGACCACCAGCCTGGTGCTCATGGTCGGCGTGGTGGAGGTGCTGAAGGTGGGACAGCAGATCATCGAGGCCAACCGAATGAGCAGCCCCAACGCGGCGTTTGGTATTTATCTGGTCATCTTCCTGCTGTATTTTGTGGCCTGCTGGCCCATCAGTATGCTGGCCAGATATCTGGAAAAGAAGTGGAGGTAA
- a CDS encoding amino acid ABC transporter ATP-binding protein translates to MAEPLLKIEHLTKRYGDDPVLDDLSLDVHKGEVIVILGPSGCGKSTLLRCVNALEEIQGGSVTLEGQPISKNSKNLTELRQKIGMVFQSYDLFPHLNVLDNILLAPMKVQKRKKEEVTAEAMELLERVGLKEKAKNYPRELSGGQKQRVAIVRALCMHPEILLFDEVTAALDPEMVREVLDVMLSLAEQGRTMMIVTHEMQFARAVADRVIFIDGGKIVEDTDPDTFFDHPSSDRAKQFLNTFTFDTVRTHADKQASPAAEE, encoded by the coding sequence ATGGCAGAACCATTATTGAAAATAGAGCATCTGACAAAAAGATACGGAGACGATCCGGTGCTGGATGATCTGAGCCTGGATGTGCACAAGGGCGAGGTTATCGTGATCCTGGGCCCCAGCGGCTGCGGCAAAAGTACACTGCTGCGCTGTGTGAATGCGCTGGAGGAGATCCAGGGCGGCAGCGTAACGCTGGAGGGACAGCCCATCAGCAAAAACAGTAAAAATCTGACAGAGCTGCGGCAGAAGATCGGCATGGTTTTCCAGAGCTATGATCTGTTCCCGCATCTGAATGTGCTGGACAATATCCTGCTGGCACCCATGAAGGTGCAGAAGCGAAAGAAAGAGGAAGTGACAGCGGAAGCCATGGAGCTTCTGGAGCGGGTGGGCCTGAAGGAAAAGGCAAAGAACTACCCGAGAGAGCTGTCCGGCGGCCAGAAACAGCGTGTGGCCATTGTGCGTGCACTCTGTATGCACCCGGAGATCCTGTTGTTTGACGAGGTGACGGCAGCCCTGGACCCGGAAATGGTGCGGGAGGTGCTGGATGTCATGCTCAGCCTGGCGGAGCAGGGACGGACGATGATGATCGTCACCCACGAAATGCAGTTTGCCCGGGCCGTGGCAGATCGGGTGATTTTCATTGACGGGGGCAAGATCGTGGAGGACACCGATCCCGATACCTTTTTTGATCATCCGTCCAGCGACCGCGCAAAGCAGTTTTTAAATACCTTTACTTTCGATACTGTGAGAACCCACGCCGACAAACAGGCTTCGCCTGCGGCTGAGGAATAG
- a CDS encoding transporter substrate-binding domain-containing protein: MKKIKKFLALGLALSLTFALTACGSKGSSDAGSDSSDAKTEESASNGSFRTLDEIKESGTINVGVFSDKSPFGYVDENGEYQGYDVYFARRLAEDMGVELNLVSTEAANRIEYLQTGKVDIILANFTVTEERAQEVDFALPYMNVALGVVSPDSNVITTLDDWNKDDSLIVISGTTAETYLLKEYPDIPLQKYDSYANAKNALENGNGVAWANDNTEVIAFALQNEGYTVGIPTLGSQDTIAPAVTKGNETLLNWINDEIKALGEEQFFHKDYEETLVDTYGADYEDSLVVEGGEVAAQ; encoded by the coding sequence ATGAAAAAAATCAAAAAGTTTCTCGCACTTGGACTGGCACTGAGCCTGACCTTCGCTCTGACCGCATGCGGCAGCAAGGGAAGCTCCGATGCAGGCAGCGACAGCAGTGATGCAAAGACAGAAGAGAGCGCATCCAATGGATCTTTCCGTACCCTGGACGAGATCAAAGAGAGCGGCACCATCAATGTCGGCGTATTTTCTGACAAGAGCCCCTTTGGCTATGTGGATGAAAACGGCGAGTACCAGGGCTATGACGTGTATTTTGCAAGACGTCTGGCAGAGGATATGGGCGTAGAGCTGAACCTTGTTTCCACCGAGGCTGCCAACCGGATCGAGTATCTGCAGACCGGCAAGGTAGATATCATCCTTGCAAACTTTACCGTAACAGAGGAGCGCGCACAGGAAGTAGATTTCGCACTGCCTTACATGAATGTGGCACTGGGTGTGGTTTCCCCTGACAGCAATGTGATCACCACACTGGATGACTGGAACAAAGACGATTCCCTGATCGTTATTTCCGGAACCACCGCAGAGACCTATCTGCTGAAAGAGTACCCGGACATCCCGCTGCAGAAATATGATTCCTACGCAAATGCCAAGAATGCTCTGGAGAACGGCAACGGCGTGGCATGGGCAAACGACAACACCGAGGTTATCGCTTTCGCCCTGCAGAACGAGGGCTATACCGTAGGTATCCCGACTCTGGGCAGCCAGGACACCATTGCACCTGCAGTGACCAAGGGCAATGAGACCCTGCTGAACTGGATCAACGACGAGATCAAGGCACTGGGCGAGGAGCAGTTCTTCCACAAAGATTATGAAGAGACCCTGGTTGACACCTATGGTGCTGACTACGAGGACAGCCTGGTTGTAGAGGGCGGCGAAGTAGCTGCACAGTAA
- a CDS encoding helix-turn-helix domain-containing protein → MAKDKKRKTKKNIVSAAWRLFYEQGYDDTTVDEIIRASGTSKGTFYHYFKGKDALLTSLSELFDNKYEELIQEMPEEMGNFEKLLYLNQELFGMIETSVSRELLASMYSSQLVTKGEKHLLDQNRIYYRLLNELIAKGQRDGELTTRMSANEIAKIYALCERALLYDWCICNGEYSLREYAGKLMPMFLQSIRAE, encoded by the coding sequence ATGGCGAAGGATAAAAAGCGCAAGACAAAGAAAAATATTGTGAGTGCGGCATGGCGGCTGTTCTACGAGCAGGGCTATGACGATACGACGGTGGATGAGATCATCCGGGCGTCTGGCACATCCAAGGGAACCTTTTATCATTATTTTAAAGGGAAGGATGCGCTTCTGACTTCGCTGTCGGAGCTTTTTGACAACAAATACGAGGAACTGATTCAGGAGATGCCGGAGGAGATGGGGAACTTTGAGAAGCTGCTCTATCTGAATCAGGAATTATTTGGCATGATCGAGACCAGCGTCTCCCGGGAGCTGCTGGCATCCATGTATTCCTCCCAGCTGGTGACGAAGGGCGAGAAGCATCTGCTGGATCAGAACCGGATCTATTACCGGCTGCTGAACGAGCTCATCGCGAAGGGGCAGCGGGACGGGGAGCTGACTACCCGCATGTCGGCCAACGAGATCGCCAAGATCTATGCCCTCTGTGAGCGGGCGCTGCTGTACGACTGGTGCATCTGCAACGGAGAATATTCCCTGCGGGAGTATGCCGGAAAACTGATGCCCATGTTTTTACAGAGCATCCGTGCAGAATAA
- a CDS encoding sodium/proline symporter, producing the protein MSTSVICILLTIGVYLIGMLVVGFRFAKKNESAADFYLGGRKLGPLVTAMSAEASDMSSYLLMGLPGLAYLSGVADVGWTAIGLAVGTYLNWLLVAKRIRRYTHMTDSFTLPQFFSNRFRDEKHILSTVAALMIVVFFVPYTASGFAACGKLFHSLFGADYMVTMIISAIVIVGYTAAGGFLAASTTDFIQSIIMTFALLFVLGYATISAGGIGAVAENAKGLAGYLSFTSTHVADGNTAAPYSLFTIVSTLAWGLGYFGMPHILLRFMAIEDEEKLSLSRRVASIWVTIAMAIAVCIGIVGNALTKQGMVPELTGSNTETIIIQIANVLASHGIFPALMAGLVLAGILASTMSTADSQLLAAASSVSQNILQEALHKKMSQKTSMLAARLTVIGIAILGVIIARDPSSSIFGIVSFAWAGFGAAFGPLVLCSLFWKRTNFQGALAGMIAGGVSVFVWKYGVAPMGGVLAVYELLPAFVIGLVVLVVVSLLTKAPSEEIVKEYEAMEASLKKR; encoded by the coding sequence ATGAGTACATCGGTTATCTGTATTTTACTTACCATTGGTGTATACCTGATCGGCATGCTGGTGGTGGGATTCCGTTTTGCCAAAAAGAATGAGTCGGCAGCCGACTTTTATCTGGGCGGCAGAAAGCTGGGGCCGCTGGTGACAGCCATGAGTGCCGAGGCATCTGATATGTCCAGCTATTTGCTCATGGGTCTGCCGGGCCTTGCCTATCTGTCCGGTGTGGCGGATGTGGGCTGGACGGCCATTGGACTGGCTGTGGGCACCTATCTGAACTGGCTGCTGGTAGCAAAAAGAATCCGTCGTTACACCCATATGACAGATTCCTTCACACTGCCGCAGTTTTTCTCTAACCGGTTCCGGGATGAGAAGCATATCCTGTCCACGGTGGCAGCGCTGATGATCGTTGTATTCTTTGTGCCGTACACGGCTTCCGGTTTTGCAGCCTGCGGCAAGCTGTTCCACTCGCTGTTTGGTGCAGACTACATGGTGACTATGATCATTTCCGCCATTGTCATCGTCGGCTACACGGCAGCAGGCGGATTCCTGGCGGCATCCACCACAGACTTTATCCAGAGCATCATTATGACGTTTGCCCTGCTCTTTGTGCTGGGCTATGCCACCATCAGCGCAGGCGGCATCGGCGCTGTGGCAGAGAATGCCAAGGGACTGGCCGGATACCTTTCCTTCACCTCCACCCATGTGGCAGACGGCAACACGGCAGCTCCGTATTCTCTTTTCACCATCGTATCCACACTGGCCTGGGGCCTGGGCTACTTTGGCATGCCTCATATTCTGCTGCGGTTCATGGCCATTGAGGATGAGGAAAAATTAAGCCTTTCCCGCCGGGTAGCTTCCATCTGGGTAACCATTGCCATGGCCATCGCCGTGTGCATCGGTATTGTAGGAAATGCCCTGACAAAACAGGGCATGGTACCGGAGCTGACCGGTTCCAACACCGAGACCATCATCATCCAGATCGCCAACGTGCTGGCAAGCCACGGCATCTTCCCGGCACTGATGGCCGGACTGGTACTGGCAGGTATCCTGGCAAGCACCATGTCTACCGCTGATTCCCAGCTGCTGGCAGCAGCTTCCAGCGTGTCTCAGAACATTTTACAGGAAGCCCTGCATAAAAAAATGTCCCAGAAGACAAGCATGCTGGCAGCCAGACTGACCGTCATCGGCATCGCGATCCTGGGCGTTATCATTGCCAGAGATCCGTCCAGCTCCATCTTCGGTATCGTATCCTTCGCCTGGGCAGGTTTCGGTGCCGCTTTTGGCCCGCTGGTGCTCTGCTCCCTTTTCTGGAAACGCACCAACTTCCAGGGCGCGCTGGCAGGCATGATCGCCGGCGGTGTGTCCGTCTTCGTATGGAAATACGGTGTAGCGCCCATGGGCGGTGTGCTGGCCGTGTATGAACTGCTTCCGGCATTCGTCATCGGCCTGGTGGTGCTGGTGGTGGTGAGCCTGCTGACCAAGGCGCCGTCCGAGGAGATCGTGAAAGAATATGAGGCCATGGAAGCTTCTTTGAAGAAGAGATAA
- the rpsJ gene encoding 30S ribosomal protein S10 — protein sequence MASQVMRITLKAYDHQLVDASAKKIIETVKKNGSQVSGPVPLPTKREVVTILRAVHKYKDSREQFEQRTHKRLIDIIAPTQKTVDALSRLEMPAGVYIDIKMKNK from the coding sequence ATGGCAAGTCAAGTAATGAGAATCACACTCAAGGCATATGATCATCAGCTTGTTGATGCATCTGCCAAGAAAATCATCGAAACTGTTAAGAAAAATGGATCACAGGTGAGCGGACCGGTGCCGCTGCCGACAAAGAGAGAGGTTGTTACCATTCTCCGTGCAGTACACAAGTACAAAGATTCCAGAGAGCAGTTCGAGCAGAGAACTCATAAGAGACTGATCGATATCATCGCACCGACACAGAAGACGGTTGATGCACTTTCCAGACTGGAAATGCCCGCAGGTGTGTACATTGATATCAAAATGAAGAACAAATAA
- the rplC gene encoding 50S ribosomal protein L3 encodes MKKAILATKVGMTQIFNEDGVLTPVTVLQAGPCVVTQVKTVENDGYAAVQVGFGEKREKLVNKPMQGHFKKAGVTNKRFVKEFKFDNAEEYALAQEIKVDIFAAGDKIDATAISKGKGFQGAIKRHNQHRGPMAHGSKFHRHQGSNGACSDPSKVFKGKKMPGHMGSKKITIQNLEVVRVDAEKNLLLVKGAVPGPKKSLVTIKETVKSAK; translated from the coding sequence ATGAAGAAAGCGATTTTAGCAACCAAAGTCGGCATGACCCAGATCTTCAATGAAGATGGAGTTCTCACTCCCGTAACCGTACTGCAGGCTGGTCCGTGTGTTGTAACACAGGTAAAGACCGTTGAGAACGACGGATACGCAGCAGTTCAGGTTGGATTCGGCGAGAAGAGAGAGAAGCTTGTGAACAAGCCTATGCAGGGTCATTTCAAGAAAGCTGGCGTAACAAACAAGAGATTTGTCAAAGAGTTCAAGTTTGACAACGCTGAGGAGTATGCACTTGCTCAGGAGATCAAGGTTGACATCTTCGCCGCAGGCGACAAGATCGATGCAACTGCTATTTCCAAAGGTAAGGGATTCCAGGGCGCAATCAAGAGACACAACCAGCACAGAGGACCTATGGCTCATGGTTCCAAGTTCCACCGCCATCAGGGTTCCAATGGTGCCTGCTCCGATCCGAGTAAGGTATTCAAAGGAAAGAAGATGCCTGGACACATGGGAAGCAAGAAGATCACCATCCAGAACCTTGAAGTTGTTCGCGTAGATGCTGAGAAGAATCTGCTTCTGGTGAAGGGCGCAGTACCGGGACCGAAGAAATCCCTGGTAACCATCAAAGAGACTGTTAAGTCTGCGAAATAG
- the rplD gene encoding 50S ribosomal protein L4, which produces MANVSVYNIEGKEVGTMELNDAVFGVEVNEHLVHMAVVSQLANNRQGTQKAKTRSEVSGGGRKPWRQKGTGHARQGSTRAPQWTGGGVVFAPTPRDYSFRLNKKERRLALKSALTSRVQENKFIVVDELKFDEIKTKKFQAVLDSFKVKKALVVLDENNEKVVLSARNIPDVKTTQINTINTYDVMKYNTVIATKAAVEKIEEVYA; this is translated from the coding sequence ATGGCAAACGTATCTGTTTACAATATCGAAGGTAAAGAAGTTGGCACGATGGAGTTAAATGATGCAGTGTTCGGCGTAGAAGTGAACGAGCATCTTGTACACATGGCCGTTGTAAGTCAGCTTGCAAATAATCGTCAGGGAACACAGAAAGCTAAGACTCGTTCCGAAGTATCCGGCGGCGGAAGAAAGCCCTGGAGACAGAAAGGAACCGGTCATGCTAGACAGGGTTCGACAAGAGCTCCGCAGTGGACAGGCGGCGGCGTAGTATTCGCTCCCACTCCGAGAGATTATTCTTTCAGACTGAACAAGAAAGAAAGAAGACTGGCTCTGAAATCTGCTCTGACATCCAGAGTACAGGAGAACAAGTTCATCGTTGTAGACGAGCTGAAGTTCGACGAGATCAAGACCAAGAAGTTCCAGGCTGTATTAGACAGCTTCAAGGTGAAGAAGGCTCTCGTAGTATTAGACGAGAACAATGAGAAGGTTGTACTTTCCGCAAGAAACATCCCGGATGTAAAGACAACACAGATCAACACCATCAACACCTATGATGTGATGAAATACAACACCGTAATTGCTACAAAGGCAGCAGTTGAGAAAATCGAGGAGGTGTACGCATAA
- the rplW gene encoding 50S ribosomal protein L23 — MASIQYYDVILKPVVTEKSMGAMGEKKYTFLVHPEANKTMIKEAVEKMFAGTKVASVNTMNLDGKNKRRGMTFGKTAKTKKAIVQLTADSKDIEIFEGL, encoded by the coding sequence ATGGCAAGCATTCAGTACTATGATGTCATCCTCAAACCGGTAGTAACCGAGAAGAGCATGGGCGCTATGGGTGAGAAGAAATACACATTCCTGGTTCATCCGGAAGCAAACAAGACCATGATCAAAGAGGCAGTTGAGAAAATGTTCGCAGGCACCAAGGTTGCAAGCGTAAACACCATGAATCTCGACGGCAAGAATAAGAGACGCGGCATGACCTTTGGTAAGACCGCTAAGACCAAAAAGGCAATCGTTCAGCTGACAGCTGACAGCAAAGATATCGAGATTTTTGAAGGACTGTAA
- the rpsS gene encoding 30S ribosomal protein S19, producing the protein MARSLKKGPFADASLLKKVEAANASGDKQVIKTWSRRSTIFPQFVGHTIAVHDGRKHVPVYVTEDMVGHKLGEFVATRTYRGHGKDEKKSKVR; encoded by the coding sequence ATGGCTCGTTCATTAAAAAAAGGACCATTTGCAGATGCAAGCCTGCTGAAGAAGGTTGAAGCAGCCAACGCATCAGGAGATAAACAGGTAATCAAGACCTGGTCCCGTCGTTCAACGATCTTCCCTCAGTTCGTGGGACATACGATCGCTGTTCATGACGGAAGAAAGCATGTTCCGGTATATGTTACCGAGGATATGGTTGGACACAAGCTCGGTGAGTTCGTTGCAACCAGAACTTACAGAGGACATGGAAAAGACGAAAAGAAATCGAAGGTACGTTAG
- the rplV gene encoding 50S ribosomal protein L22: MAKGHRSQIKRERNANKDTRPSAKLSYARVSVQKACFVLDAIRGKDVQTALGILAYNPRYASSIIEKLLKSAIANAENNNGMDISKLYVEECYANKGPTLKRIRPRAQGRAYRIEKRMSHITIVLNER, encoded by the coding sequence ATGGCAAAAGGACATAGATCCCAGATTAAGAGAGAAAGAAATGCGAATAAGGATACAAGACCGTCAGCTAAGTTATCTTACGCAAGAGTCTCCGTTCAGAAAGCATGCTTTGTTTTGGATGCCATCAGAGGTAAGGATGTACAGACAGCACTTGGAATTTTAGCTTATAATCCGAGATATGCTTCAAGTATTATAGAGAAATTATTAAAGTCCGCGATCGCGAACGCAGAGAACAACAATGGAATGGATATCAGCAAGCTCTACGTTGAAGAGTGCTATGCGAACAAAGGACCGACATTGAAGAGAATCAGACCGAGAGCACAGGGCCGGGCTTACAGAATCGAGAAGAGAATGAGCCACATCACCATCGTGCT